The DNA segment GCATCATTGGAGTAGATTTTGAACTGGTTCCACAATGTGTACATCTGCATAAAGAATAATGGATGACAAtattaggaaaaagaaaacaaatcaatGAATTTGTTGTTCCAGTACGAATTAGAATTGAGCATTGTTATATTCCTTCTAGCATTGATATAAATTCTAGTTGGATGCAAAGCAAAACTAACTGGCAACTCAAGCATATATTATCAGCATCAGGAGAAAAGTGAATGGTTGGAGAGTAAAGTGACACACTGATGATCCTCACACTACCAGCAGGGTCATTTAAAGTTAGAAAATTTGACTTGGATTAACAAATACTTACGAGGTTTCCAACAAGCCATCATCTTGTCCAGAATCCAAAGTCTGAGACAAAACTGAAGAAGAACCCACTTCATCACCAATAGCTTTAGAGGATATAAACTGGCCCTTCTTCCGCTGCATTCTGATGAGTCCAGACGAGAGATGTTAGAACAGGTCTCAGACAAAATGATCTTCTCTCTCCTTTAATGATTTTAGCATTTGATATAACTAGTTTAAATTCTTGAactgtattataaatattataatatgtgTTAGATAGATGCCCAAACTTAGTGTCAACAGCAGGGTGTCCTCCTTCCATTACCACATGTGTTGGTCATATATCATACAACAATCTATGCTTGATGTTCAAATGtgccacatcctacttgccaaaaTCTCTATAAATAAGTGGCCATTTGTAGATTTTTAAGACACATACATTGGGCAAAACCCATAaattttggagaaagtggagaatcttgaaaatttttcatattttatattttgttatttattattataaataacatATGCGAGCACTGCAGACAATAAATTGGGAATAATGCGATAAATTAATTCAGCTATATACTCTGGATGATGCATAAATATCACATTGAATTGCATGCAACAGAAACCACTCTGAACTAATAAAAATGCATTTTAAAGTTCACTCATCTTCGTTTGAGATAgttgtaacttttaaaataatatttggaaaTTGTGCTTTCAGAAAATTAGcaatcatataaaatatattattgttaagtaaatttcaattttaaacataaGAAAGCAAATAAATTAGACATTActtaaattatttgtttattaacaTTTAACATTTATTGGACCAGTGATTTAAATtgtaagttattttatttaatctaaactatttgataaaagtttAGGAAAACAActgttataaaaaatatttaatcagtcaaaattttgttgatatatTAATATAGGATGAAATAGATgtggaaggaaaaaaagatatataaaagGATGGGATtgtaatttaaaacaattagtTAGAGAATATGGCAGAATTTTAGGAAAGCTGCTTCAAAAGCTAGTAAATTGAAGTGATGTTTAAAAAATGACGAAATAACATGTTTTACCAAACATGTAAAACAGTTAAAATTACTCTAAACGTGAGTTCGACCCTTCCAAACGTAATTACGAACAGACCTTAAGATATGTTTTCTGCCATACATCAACATAGCCATaaattctcttctttttctgaAAGTAACTAGAaatatagttttcttttcacAAGATCAAAGAAAACCATAAGGTATTCCTATGAACTTCCATCTTTTTCAGATGTTGTAACTTCCTCTCCATCAGCAGctcttattttctttaattcaaGTAAAAGTTCTGCAATACTATGAGCAGCCCATTAAACATCTATAAAACCTCCAAGGAGGTAATTAGGACActgagttagttattatagtttgtGGATTATAAGTCtgtaggttataatagtatgtgtttagGGTGTGAACTTTTTTAGTCTGGGTTATAATAGTCTATATTTAGGATGCAAAGTACTTTAATATGggtaggaaatagtaaacaagGGGGAAAAAGAGGAGCGACAGAAAACACCCCCCTAAGTTTCATcaataaaacattttttctaCATCAGAAACTTCCTTGACCTCTCCTCATCTGAAGATCTAAAATTGAAATGCCACCTGCCTCAAAACCTAATGTTTCAGAAAACCCCATTCGAACACGACCAAGATTGAGTGTTCCCCAAGTAATCATAATATAGCTGTTCCATACTATCCTATCCCTGCTGTTATCCAATCGTTCTTCGTTCATTCTACTTGTGATTGACATACTGGTAGGCCCAATCACTAAGGTGTATGCTGGTAAACAAGGAAAGGACGAGACGTGTAGGATGATGTCACAGTTTGTACTGGACCAAAGCATATTAGTTAGTTAGGATAAGAGATAGGGAATATAGAGTCTGGCAGAGAGTATCTTTATGGTAATTTTGTACTTGATCTCTGAGTGAGAGTGTGAGAGGAAGGGAGTTCTCTATGCTCCCTTGACTTAACTTCTACCTTCTAACATGTAAACAAACTGATATCTACTCATAAGTTATACCTGAGTGCAACTTCCTTTCGCACACTGTAACGAATTTTCTTCTCGAAACacctttcttttctcttctctctAAACCTACTCAATGAAGCAGCTCTTTGTGGTTGAACCGACCTGACAGGAAAGCCATCTGTACCCTGTAAGAATTAGAACAAAAGTAAATGTGGTAGGAAATCAAGAATAGCAGATGGTTTAAGCCAATATATCAGGAAAATGGACCATTCAAATAATAGTTTGCATTACCTGTTGGTTGACGGGAACACTTCCAACTGCAGGAATACCAGAAGGAAGTTCATATCCACCTAAAAGCAAAAGCACGGCTTGCACCTATCAAAATTAACCACGAAAAAACTTAAAACCCCTCATGTTCGTGCCCATGTACTTGAACCTCAAAACAAAACCTTTAGATGGTATGGTATGGCATATGTGGACTTTGCACTAAATCCTTCCTAAATCTAATTTGACAACCATAGTCTCAAGTTCAACTCCCACAATTCGTTCATTTATCaacatatttttttccttcttttttaatcattttttaaaagaaacaaaattttccATTCATCATCCAAAAGTTCCAACAATACAGAGAAGTCTCGTAAgaaactaaacaaaaaaaattctaacTATTCGCCTTCTCTAATAATTCAGAAAATCCTTTAAACCAACAATATTATATTGTGCAAAACTGGTCCCAATTTGAATAAATTACAACAAAATCTTTGTAAAACGAGCTTGAAGTTGCATGTCATAAAGAAGCATCGAGTCTTGGCTAAATCAACTCTTTCATACAACTCCAGCACTAATCATCAAATTGTTTGCAAATTAGCCAAACCCAATTTCAAATAGTATAAATCTTCAGCAAGTAGAATAATAATTACACAACTAATACACAATTTACGAAGACTATCGACACCCAATCGAAAACCAAACCTTGTCCGGCGATACAGAGTCAAAAGCGTAAACGTCCCCACGGAACGACAGCGTAAGTTGGTCAGCACCGCCGTTTCCAGTCAAAGGGTTGTAATCAGAGCCGGAAACATACGCCGAAGGAACAACGTCTTGGACTCGGTTCATTACCGCGACCGAGCCGCTCATTCCCCCAGAGTCTTCGAAGCGCATCTGAGGGTTATCTATAGACTCTTCCCCGCCGTTGATGTCGTCATCTTCGTCGCCAACTCGGTTCTGAATGCTATCCAAATCCCGGCCACCGTTGTTCATGACTCCGGAACCGTACATCGCGTCTTGGAAATTGGAGTTCGGCATTTCTTACGGAATTACATAGGAAGGCCAAGAACACGCTAATTTAACAAGAAACCCAAGAAAatccaagaaaaagaaaaccccaAAAAATATATTGACCAAACACAATAGATGATCGAAAATCTCAGAAGCAAAATTCTAGATGAAAAACAGATAATTCACAATTCACAATATACAAAGCCTCGGATTTCAAATTCCGAACAAGATAGCTCTACCAAAAAACGAAAAGGAGAATCAATCAACCCCGCCCAATAACACAAAAGAAACTGGGAATCAAGAAACCGATTCGTAGTCCAAATTCAATCCCGAAAAATGCACAAGTAAACCCTAGAAAACCCAAGGAAATATTAAACGGGTGAATGTAGAAACTGCTGGATAAAAAGAATCAGCAGGAACAGGAGAATGGAAGATTGAATTGGCAAAATGGGAATCTGAATTTTGATATGGAAAAAGGAGGAAGATAACGTGGATTGGAAAATGACCTTCAATTTGGGGGATTTTTACGGTTGATGCCACTACAATTCACTTCAAGTTCACCGGAATGAGAGAAGCCGGCGGCGAACCAGCGCCGGCGAGGAGAAAAGAAAGCAGAAATGGCGAAGAAGAAGGAGCTGAAACAAACGGTTGGTTGAATTTGATCTTACTTGCAGATCGGCAGATCCAATGGTGGTGAAGCCATTCATATCAACATGtctttatttttctcatatttctccaaattcaagAGTTAGAAATAAGGATactaaacataataataataataataataataataatctcaGATTCTAAGATATTTTTCTAGTACgaaaatatcattaaaaaataataattagaaaGGTCAtaaaactatgatttatatattttagtttaacaCTTCAATGAAATTTGTTAGATACTAATGAGTGATTTATCCGTCAAATTAAactctatttattttttacaatagagataaagaagattTAAACTAGAATCACAATTCTTATAGTTCAAtcttcatataaaaaaaaaagggggggcaattgtaactttaataaaaaaaaaatgaaaattgagtgTGTATCTTTAGGTTTTGcttttttgcaaacatgtcAAAAAAACTTCTcttgaaaatttgattgttatctgatttctATGTAATTATTATGTGATTACTATCTGATTTCTATGTAATTTTCATATGATTGTTATATGATTGTCACAcctacaattaaaaaataaaaaaattgaaatcatgactttggttttttaaaatgtaattgtcatacaatgcaattttcttataaaaaactTCTGGAGTGTTATAGTTCaatcttcatatatttttatttttattgtttttactATAGGGTAAAGATTTAAAACTTATTTAGGAAAGATTATGTAAATATGTGTTTTTCCAAaacatcatttttatttaaactctcttgataaaaatgatttaaaatatactttaaaaatatttcaaaaactattttgaaccatcgttaaatattataatttttttccaaaatgacttattttcaaaattaaacactaaaCTAAAGATACCAAATAATCTTATAGATTTGGACCCATTCTTCCACTTGGtaatatttatatttctatACTTGTATTTACTATATTtctgtttattaatttaaatacgttttgttcttaaaaaaactaataattttcatggttgtttttaaaaaataatagcatttgaattaattttttttttcttttgagataAATACCTTTTCGTTCCCCACATTTTAgctttagtttctatttgatccCTAAATTGATTACACATTTAATCATCAAGTTTtggattttgtttcaatttagcctctaagttataaaatgttataattttactcttgagatttgaattttgtttcaatttgatctctagatttcatgattttacatttttaaccttaatttttcattaaatactcaatttcaatcattgatttcaaattctattaattaattaaaaaataattatgaagtgaaatttaaatttaattttaaacgtaataaaaaatgtaaaacttaattaattataattactttaatgattttaaatttattaacataaattaacaatggaaaatgaatatttagtgattaatcaagttttaaagggtaaatcttgaaacatatggactaaattgaagcaaaactcaaatgtgaagaataaattataaaatttttataacgACCCAActttctaaaatatttctaggaTGCTAGTACATGCATGCATAAGCTTGATAGTATATTACTTGtagaaaagtttgaaaaagagaaataaaacctCTATTTCATAATAAATTATTGAAAACGCATTCGGGGTACCTCTAACTCTAATTTAGAACAAATTAAGCAAATAACGAAGAGTTTAAAACACTAGATCCTAACCAAATCATGTCTAGCTAAAAAAAACCTAAGTGCAGAAACAATGTCAAGTCCAACAGCCGGGTCACGAATTCTTCCCGTCATTCACCGTCTGGTCTTTTCCCTTACTTGAGAAcatgaagagaaaaagaattgatataaatataccCAGTAAGCGACTCACTACTGGGCCCACTAGGTGAACTGTTATCAAgtgcataggcataggcataagcatAAGGGTGAACCTAAAGGCACGttttcataagtagtgacccCAGAGGGGCACAATCATAAGCATGAGCAGTGATCCCAAAGGAGCACCGAAACATAGACATAAGGTGTCAACTCGAAAGCTCACAACATGCGATGTGCATAGCCCGATAAAAACACTAACAGTCACTATTAGTCTAACATAGTCATAAGTATACAATCATAATCTTAAATCATGCTtaagagtttccaaaacaatCACAAGGTCTATCTATCATTCGAACACCGCATCAATCACATGAAAGCATAATTTCCATGGCATAAACATAAACCCCCATAACCCCTTCAACAGCCACACAATAAGTCAGCATTTCAATCCAACATACAGAATGAACCACATACTTAACACCATTTAGTTTCGAGGGTGAATCGGTAGTAAGTAGCTTACCTTGATATTAAGCCCAAAGATGATAGCAAATTAAACCCAGTAAGGTAATCTTTCTTCTAACTTTTCCATCTTGGAGTTAGGTTCTAGGACAAAGGCAAAATAACTCTAATTTAACCATCTAACCTAAATTCATTCGTAAAATGATTTTAGAAGTCTTAACTACACTTACCCAAGTAGAAAAATGATTCAAAACGTCCCCTAAACTCACAAGTAATCcaacctaaacataaaccaacaATTAAGGGTTAAAACCAATCCTCATACATCGATAATGTTCCAAATAGTTTTCAAGACATAAATTACTCACCAAAAAAGTCCAAAATATACTTGAGCTTGCTTAACAGTACACAACGGCTTCAAGAAAAACCAATTTGATGATCCAACCTTGAAGACAAGTCAAGAATTAACCCAAATCCAGTGGATAAATAAAGTTTAAACAAGAACCCTTCAAGAACGTCCAACCTGAACCAAAACTCACCAAAAATTCCACAATTCGCCAGTGccatgtgttgggttttatgtcctaaaactcgtgatttgtaaacaataaactcattctgtaaattgataaagttgttattaaatatatgaatttcttatttcgctttagaaataaatccaataaactaaaagatccatgactattacatgagtacttgaactttatgtggagacataagagtggatcagattcgagtaaatagtcaaaaggatctatagtatacaaataaggttgggtttcttattctagtaacactatcggatgcggctcactctgtagttgttacaaggagttgtaaagtactacaaacgaagtgatccagattcattCATGAGgtgatatgaggagtggggatatcctgtgcaatgagtttgcataagatcagaccaagaaataaatcactattactttataacgctatttactgtttaagactgattatttcaaaacaatgacctaggtaacttaaccttaatcctgagctaactatgatctcttgtttattcggaattatccttagatttgaatAGGTGAAGGTTAGCTCAACAacactgactcaataagcctcccattttaagggtaagatcgggtagtaGGGAATAATAGGAAAGCTCTAGTGGTGATCCACAACAAggattggagaagattgcaactcAAATTCTTATTTGAAGAGGactttcaaaggtatgtgttgaaaccctcttacTTCTCTGTGAGCATGCTTATTTTGatatcaaaattaaggaattagaatgtttaatgtTTCTGTTTTCTTCAGCTGCATGTTTTTGtattccaacaattggtatcagagcaccatttaagcattcaattcgagttaattttggcttggcgggtgtttttcataaattgtatgaaaatagtgaactgatatggtttttctgagttttggcatagatttctcttcaattatgttgtaattcttgtaattggctcttgattgatgggccttaatgtgtgattaagtgtctataattcaaataaagtccttaaagttgcaattaggttgtaattgaagaaagaagtgaagaaggtcgagtaACAAAAATTGGATTTTCAGCCACTACCCAATATTCAATGCAcaatgccatactcgatggtactcgatgacaTATACTTGATGGTATTTTGGTGCATACTCGATGTACGATGGCATACTTGATGACTCGATGGCATTTGCtcaatggcatactcgatgctcgatagcatactcgatgctcgatgttATACTTGATGACTTGATGGCATttgctcgatggcatactcaATGCGCGATGCCATGCTCGATGCtcaatggcatactcgatgctccaTGTTATACTCGATGCTCCATGCCATACTCAATGCTCaatggcatacttgatgctcatgatcgatggcatactcgatgcttaaTGGTACTCTATGGTTTTTTGCTCGATTCAGCCCAATATTAGGCATTGGAGGTCCGGTTCAAGAGGTTCGGGTCTGTTTCAGGGCAGTTCGAGCAGTCCAGAAGTGTTTTGGaatcattttggttattattgtaataattagaccttgtttgcttgagaatgccaaaactaaaccatattagtttgtgtttaattatttaagcatgtgatgtatgttataattaaataaatcttgtatgtgcatatagtatgccatgtagatttaaaatctcaccatagaaagcatgttacatgaattgaaagtatgttataaggtgttataatatatagtattcaTGTTTAAGGTTTcagatgttttaatataaatgttatattaaatcatgttttttatgtatgttatggatgtacACCATGTTTAAAGTTTtctaagttgttataaaattgggttagacatttaaaatccataacaaagataagttgcatactcacgtaggttaaccacttgttttaaaaattaaaataaacctTGTCTTATAAAACTTAGGTTATAAACTCAACCTGTCTAAGATTGAAGGTATTTAAATTGACGGTCTACATAACACCTTAAACTGGGGAttatggttgaataattgagcattgttaacaagttttatgagcaatatgtgagcgatgtgagattttaaaattgatttatcacctagacatcgtagattaaatccaaatataaacattatacttggataaacacctagacttaggttgtttgaTTAGTCAGAACAAAACTAAGTAAAGTTATACCCAAACAAATGTtaaaacacttcagtgggagtttaatagcatatatgatatgttattagaacacttcagtgggaatttaataacgctttagtgggagattaataacatatgtgatatgttatttttagctctcacgtccctaagagttcacaatcgagaTTCATGTTTCACTTCGTGTCACCTCGGGAGTGACCTTCATTCGAAAAATGTTTACATAAATCGAGATTATGGTGAACAGGGGAAGATgttcacagtaaaatcaaaagtgatgttTTGATTGTGATTCTTACGTCCTAAgaggttcacaccgtgagattcatgcgacacttcgtgtcaccctaggagtgacctccattcaaaaagtgtttgcatgagtcaatatcaaggtgaatgaggggaagttattcaatgtaaaatcaaatatacaatatattgattctactctcacgtccctagaaagttcacacaGTGAGGTCCATACAACGCTTCGCatcgattatacctcgactgcttcattcgaaaagtgtttgtatgggtcaagatcaaggtgaatgggggaagcagttcatagtaagttggtgaaggatatgtgtcaacacatcctgtGGTCTCTTCCGtttgtttggaccgtgagattccaaTGTTGCACCTACTGCTTAGCTTTAGGTAGCCCTTGCTAGTAATTTAACGACGgttatcccctcggagggttgtaacatgggattcagaacaactcaaacttcataTATGGATAGGATTTTTTAGGTCATTTTCCAACCTTGACTTTCTAGTTCAGTAACATCGTTGGGGTCGACCACTAAGGTTTGAAAATGAATGGTTACACTTACgaaattactaaagtgttagtaagttctaataaaaaacggtagctaaatgactatcagaatatgagttattctagagatagtatttagtcgaTAATGTCTTACTCTAGTGAAGAAGTACTTGATTataaaggaaatcgaacacgaggatttccatgagcagcgaaaagatcattccaaattataattgtatatgaactttacaattacaatcataaacagaaacatgtgcttatgcattaaatacaaaaattacagcatgatatcTATAATATCAAGGACTAAAGTAACACACATTTGTCGACTCATCTGcaagctccttgatcatgaacgctcgacCACAGCTACACAGCAACACATGAATGCTTGTCTAACACGACcactacactgcacgatcactgCGCACTCAAACTCAGTGATCACCTTGGTCATGAACACCTCGAACAACATGAACgacctccatagaacctcggcagtgtcaagttgagtatgacaccaccaaaaaggctATCTTGGTATTTCGATgtaagaatccagagggtgggctctgtgtggacttggtttgaggcagacaAACGGAGAAAACCACAATCGTGTAagcgattgagcaagtgggagatggatgaacctatcgtataggtcgatgcccaatcatttaggaaaagctaagcaatcgtctagcaaaagctatgcgatcgtttagttcatcgCTTAGTTGAGTGTTTTTCGCCTACTAACACtgcacaatcatttagctaactccaagctgtcgtttagtaaatccaatttacttgacaactttcgtGAGAATTttttcgagattggaaatctcaaaatcaacaaaattattttcttactaaaattaggaaaacatttttccttttatctcatggtaaccactcaattggttattagagaaaaagagataattatccaataattaatattattataaatataactgataactaacttatcatactatatttatagcctatagttttaatatttcatctcatgaaacatacaaaccatagctctttttctattccatgacacttaatgtaaatctcatgtACATGAATCCTCtacttaatgtatctcatacaccataccgatcatatcatatacaatcgaaatacctcttgtcaatttgaacatttcaaagcaacaccaagaactgatcctcaacttgaatcattgagctaccaaggggattttatggacctgtagctcgaagctccaatggtacgtgaataactgactaaactctttaatcatgggatccaccatccgttaattgtcaggcactccactaaagaccgacggctaaactctccttactacagatatattatgtatccatcttaaccaatcaatagtgctataacccttcacagatcgctcataagtatagctcaaccaataaccgttatgcccctgtagttacatctaactccttaagtaccactgaatcctctaatgaacataagtcatagtcctattatgactgagtcctctcttccaaagagaagttgtggccactatgttcaagccccggaatcagcctttaagggagcaatctctctacttaccactgcttcggggaaggagtgaatttcatcttgtgtattgagttctcagctctcaaatcaaacaagtccccaaaaaggtaggcatgttgagttgacaatctggccactctcacctatactaatcaaaggactgcccttaaaggcaggagttcccaaaacactcaggattaaggtcgtgtcatttatggtcgtttaggtgagatgtaagtctctagtatcaacgacgttatatacagtctagtcatctcgtggtccggtcttataaaaactctttgcataggacacccccgttcgcacgtctccacatgaatggtcaggatctaccatctgtagtagtttacaacacttgcaaacctctacaaagtgggtcgtatctgtagtgtcaccaggatcaggtatcctaccttaatccttatactacaaaccaatttaggttatcacttaaggcatgatccacttgtaatcacatatacatgcttaagtttacataagataaccatggagctttgtttatttgatatgagtaaatgccataatgaaataacaattattttattcataaaacaatgtgtataattacaaataacgagactctgggagaattaggacattaATCCTAGCAGATTAACCCTCgttagcacttattctgactcattaTAGTtttgttgcaaaaataatgaaattttggtACACTATTACTTTGTTAAAACATGACtgggtttaaaagcaattcactaataaagaatttattt comes from the Benincasa hispida cultivar B227 chromosome 5, ASM972705v1, whole genome shotgun sequence genome and includes:
- the LOC120077925 gene encoding GATA transcription factor 19-like, which encodes MPNSNFQDAMYGSGVMNNGGRDLDSIQNRVGDEDDDINGGEESIDNPQMRFEDSGGMSGSVAVMNRVQDVVPSAYVSGSDYNPLTGNGGADQLTLSFRGDVYAFDSVSPDKVQAVLLLLGGYELPSGIPAVGSVPVNQQGTDGFPVRSVQPQRAASLSRFREKRKERCFEKKIRYSVRKEVALRMQRKKGQFISSKAIGDEVGSSSVLSQTLDSGQDDGLLETSCTHCGTSSKSTPMMRRGPAGPRTLCNACGLKWANKGILRDLSKVSNTGIQEPSAKETEQSDGEAANESDAAINVDILTSNGDK